The proteins below are encoded in one region of Clostridium estertheticum:
- the kdpF gene encoding K(+)-transporting ATPase subunit F, protein MVGLIIIIIMLFLYLFYALFNPEKF, encoded by the coding sequence ATGGTTGGGTTAATAATAATTATAATAATGCTGTTTCTTTATTTATTTTATGCTCTTTTCAATCCTGAAAAATTTTAA
- the kdpA gene encoding potassium-transporting ATPase subunit KdpA — protein MDVMQIIIPLIIFVLIVIPLGRYVCNVLSGEKSFVDPFLNKVDNLIFKVTGINHNEMTWKTYVLAIIISNAVMCLCAYIILRIQSLHFLNPNNITAMKPDLSFNTAISFITNTNLQGYAGESGVSYLSQMVVMTFLMFTSASTGFAAAGAFMRGIIGRKKTLGNFFVDMTRIITRILLPLSIFVTVILVSQGVPQTLAPNKTITTIESKYQDIAMGPVASLESIKHIGTNGGGFFNANSAHPFENPTPFSNLVELLSMMVLPGALVIAFGLMLKNKKQSWMIFITMGVLLVMMIPIIYMSEKAGNPNLAKVGLSQVMGNMEGKEVRFGIAASALFTTITTAFTTGTVNTMHDSLMPLGGLVPLWNMMLNVVFGGKGVGFMNMMMYAIITVFIAGLMVGRTPEFLGKKIEGKEIKLIALAILVHPLIILFPSAVALSTKMGLSSIANPGFHGLTETVYQFTSSAANNGSAFAGFNGNTMFANTTTGIVMLLGRYLSIIILLAVAGSLASKHAVPETMATFRTDNSIFVVILISVVIIIGALTFLPALALGPIAEHLMLGH, from the coding sequence ATGGATGTTATGCAAATTATTATACCGTTAATTATTTTCGTTTTAATTGTTATTCCTTTAGGAAGATATGTCTGTAACGTTCTAAGTGGGGAAAAAAGCTTTGTTGATCCATTTCTTAACAAAGTTGATAATTTAATTTTTAAAGTAACAGGAATAAATCACAATGAAATGACCTGGAAAACATATGTCTTAGCAATAATAATATCAAATGCAGTAATGTGTTTATGTGCTTATATTATTTTAAGGATACAAAGTCTACACTTTCTAAATCCTAATAATATAACAGCAATGAAGCCAGATTTATCGTTTAATACAGCTATAAGTTTTATAACAAATACTAATCTACAAGGTTATGCTGGAGAATCAGGAGTATCTTATTTAAGTCAGATGGTAGTAATGACCTTTTTAATGTTTACATCTGCATCTACTGGTTTTGCTGCTGCAGGTGCATTTATGAGAGGAATTATTGGCAGAAAAAAAACACTTGGAAATTTTTTCGTAGATATGACAAGAATAATTACAAGAATTTTACTTCCATTATCAATATTTGTTACAGTGATTTTAGTATCGCAAGGAGTACCTCAAACTCTTGCCCCAAATAAAACTATAACAACAATAGAAAGTAAATATCAAGATATCGCAATGGGACCAGTTGCATCCCTTGAATCAATAAAGCATATAGGAACAAATGGTGGAGGGTTCTTTAATGCAAACTCTGCACATCCTTTTGAAAATCCAACTCCATTTTCAAATTTAGTTGAATTACTTTCAATGATGGTTTTACCTGGAGCATTAGTTATTGCCTTTGGATTAATGCTTAAAAATAAAAAACAAAGTTGGATGATTTTTATTACAATGGGTGTCTTACTTGTAATGATGATTCCGATTATATACATGTCAGAAAAAGCTGGAAATCCGAACTTAGCTAAAGTAGGGTTAAGTCAAGTTATGGGTAATATGGAGGGTAAAGAGGTTAGATTTGGCATCGCAGCATCAGCATTATTTACTACTATTACAACTGCTTTTACCACTGGAACTGTAAATACTATGCACGATTCACTAATGCCCCTGGGAGGACTTGTACCATTATGGAATATGATGCTTAATGTTGTTTTCGGTGGTAAGGGTGTAGGTTTTATGAATATGATGATGTATGCAATAATTACAGTATTTATTGCAGGGTTAATGGTTGGACGGACACCTGAATTTTTAGGTAAGAAAATAGAAGGTAAAGAGATAAAATTGATTGCACTTGCAATACTAGTGCATCCACTTATAATATTATTTCCATCGGCTGTGGCACTTTCAACAAAAATGGGACTTAGCTCAATAGCAAATCCCGGCTTTCATGGACTAACTGAAACAGTTTATCAATTTACATCCTCGGCGGCCAATAACGGTTCAGCATTTGCAGGTTTTAATGGAAACACAATGTTTGCGAATACTACAACGGGTATTGTAATGCTCCTTGGAAGATATTTATCAATAATAATACTACTCGCTGTTGCAGGCTCTTTAGCATCTAAACATGCTGTTCCTGAAACTATGGCTACATTTAGAACAGATAATAGCATATTTGTAGTGATTTTAATTAGTGTTGTAATAATAATAGGTGCTTTGACATTTTTGCCAGCACTTGCGCTTGGACCTATAGCAGAACATTTAATGCTGGGTCATTAG
- the kdpB gene encoding potassium-transporting ATPase subunit KdpB has product MMSKKKIITGDILKEATKGAFIKLNPKYMMKNPVMFVVEIGFLVTLFLTFFPYIFGDKGQNIRAYNGLVSFILLVTVLFANFAEAVAEGRGKAQAESLKKARTDAMAKLLDSKGNFKVVSAAQLKKGDIVLVETGDFIPNDGEVIEGLASVDESAITGESAPVLKESGGDFGSVTGGTKVVSDWLKVEITVTPGESFLDKMIKLVEGASRKKTPNEIALSTLLVALTIIFLIVIVTLYPMANYSKVTLQVSTLIALLVCLIPTTIGGLLSAIGIAGMDRVTRFNVIAMSGKAVEACGDVDTMILDKTGTITYGNRLAAEFIPVGRHTLEDLRFQSLISSIKDTTPEGKSVIELAKKQGVSINEDDYNDAEFVEFTAQTRMSGMNLSNGVQIRKGASDSIIKYVEKINGKAPTDLEAAVIRVASAGGTPLTVCVGNEVFGVIYLKDTVKPGLTARFARLREMGIKTIMCTGDNPLTAATIAREAGVDDFVAECKPEDKIAVIKKEQDLGKLVAMTGDGTNDAPALAMADVGIAMNSGTTAAKEAANMVDLDSDPTKILEVVEIGKQLLITRGALTTFSIANDVAKYFAIIPAMFAAGIPRMNVLNVMRLSTPHSAILSALIFNAIIIPALIPIAMKGVKYTPMKSEDLLRRNLLIYGLGGLVAPFVGIKILDLAVTPLLRILNLG; this is encoded by the coding sequence ATTATGAGTAAGAAAAAAATTATAACTGGAGATATACTTAAAGAGGCTACTAAGGGCGCTTTTATAAAACTAAACCCCAAATACATGATGAAAAATCCTGTTATGTTTGTAGTTGAGATTGGTTTTTTGGTAACTTTATTTTTGACCTTTTTCCCATATATATTTGGCGATAAAGGACAAAATATTAGAGCTTATAATGGACTGGTATCCTTTATATTATTAGTTACAGTTCTGTTTGCAAATTTTGCTGAAGCAGTGGCTGAAGGACGTGGAAAAGCTCAAGCTGAAAGTTTGAAGAAAGCTCGTACAGATGCTATGGCAAAGTTACTTGATTCTAAAGGAAATTTTAAAGTAGTAAGTGCTGCCCAATTAAAAAAAGGAGATATAGTTCTTGTTGAGACTGGTGATTTTATTCCTAATGATGGAGAAGTAATTGAGGGGCTTGCATCAGTCGATGAATCTGCAATTACTGGAGAATCGGCTCCTGTACTTAAGGAATCAGGTGGTGACTTTGGATCAGTAACAGGAGGAACAAAGGTTGTCAGTGATTGGCTTAAAGTTGAAATAACAGTAACTCCGGGAGAGTCATTTTTAGATAAGATGATTAAACTTGTTGAAGGTGCTTCAAGAAAAAAGACACCAAATGAAATTGCGTTAAGTACGCTACTTGTAGCTTTAACAATAATATTTTTAATTGTTATAGTAACTTTATATCCTATGGCTAACTACTCTAAAGTTACGTTGCAAGTATCTACGCTTATTGCATTGCTTGTGTGTTTGATTCCTACAACTATTGGAGGACTTCTCTCAGCAATTGGAATAGCCGGAATGGACAGGGTTACAAGATTTAACGTAATCGCAATGTCTGGTAAAGCTGTCGAGGCTTGTGGAGATGTAGATACAATGATTCTTGATAAAACTGGAACAATAACTTATGGTAACAGACTTGCAGCTGAATTTATACCTGTGGGAAGACATACTTTAGAAGATCTTAGATTTCAATCTTTAATTTCATCAATAAAAGATACAACTCCAGAAGGTAAGTCAGTAATTGAACTTGCAAAAAAACAAGGAGTTTCAATTAATGAAGATGATTATAATGATGCTGAATTTGTAGAGTTTACGGCGCAGACAAGAATGAGCGGTATGAACCTATCAAATGGAGTTCAAATTCGAAAAGGTGCATCAGATTCTATAATTAAATATGTGGAGAAAATCAATGGAAAAGCTCCTACAGATTTAGAAGCTGCTGTAATAAGAGTTGCTAGTGCTGGTGGTACACCACTTACCGTTTGCGTAGGAAATGAAGTATTCGGTGTTATTTATTTAAAAGATACTGTAAAACCTGGTCTTACAGCAAGGTTTGCAAGACTTCGGGAAATGGGTATTAAAACTATTATGTGTACTGGAGATAATCCTCTTACTGCAGCAACTATAGCTAGGGAAGCTGGTGTAGATGATTTTGTAGCAGAATGCAAGCCAGAAGATAAAATTGCTGTAATTAAAAAAGAACAGGATTTAGGTAAGCTTGTTGCTATGACAGGAGACGGAACAAATGATGCACCAGCACTAGCGATGGCAGATGTAGGAATTGCAATGAATAGTGGAACTACAGCAGCTAAAGAAGCTGCAAATATGGTTGATCTTGATTCAGATCCTACAAAAATATTAGAGGTTGTAGAAATTGGTAAACAACTCCTTATAACAAGAGGTGCATTAACTACTTTTAGTATAGCAAATGATGTAGCAAAATACTTTGCAATTATTCCTGCTATGTTTGCAGCTGGCATACCAAGAATGAATGTACTTAATGTTATGAGACTATCAACGCCTCATAGTGCCATACTATCTGCATTAATATTTAATGCTATAATAATCCCAGCATTAATTCCTATTGCAATGAAAGGTGTTAAATACACACCAATGAAATCAGAAGATCTGCTTCGCAGAAATCTTTTGATTTATGGATTAGGTGGACTTGTTGCTCCTTTTGTAGGAATTAAAATATTGGATTTAGCAGTTACACCATTGCTTAGAATTCTAAACTTAGGTTAA
- the kdpC gene encoding potassium-transporting ATPase subunit KdpC, whose product MKDMLKKSVLLSVVLFALCGLIYPLAMTGISQVLFNNKANGSMVSLNGKEVGSGLIGQSFTDERFFRSRVSNSNYNTYTKADLKPDSKGNIAYTGVTSGSSNLGPSNPVLMDRVKKDMDDFLKSHPGLKAGDVPTDLLTSSASGLDPNISPESAKIQVAAVAKATNISTTDLNNIITKNTEGRTLGIFGEPRVNVLKANLDIANILRSKGTL is encoded by the coding sequence ATGAAAGATATGTTAAAAAAATCAGTATTATTAAGTGTGGTACTCTTTGCTCTATGTGGTTTAATATATCCTCTAGCTATGACTGGAATAAGTCAAGTGTTATTCAACAACAAGGCTAATGGAAGTATGGTTAGCCTTAATGGGAAAGAGGTTGGCTCAGGGCTTATAGGGCAAAGTTTTACTGATGAAAGATTTTTTCGCTCTAGAGTTTCAAATTCTAATTATAATACCTATACAAAAGCAGATTTGAAGCCTGATAGTAAAGGGAATATTGCATATACAGGTGTAACTTCTGGGTCTTCTAATCTTGGCCCATCAAATCCTGTTTTAATGGATAGAGTAAAAAAAGATATGGATGATTTTTTGAAAAGTCATCCTGGTTTAAAAGCAGGAGATGTACCTACTGATTTACTAACAAGTTCTGCTTCAGGACTTGATCCTAATATTAGTCCAGAGTCTGCTAAGATACAGGTAGCAGCTGTTGCCAAGGCTACTAATATTAGTACAACTGATTTAAATAATATTATAACGAAAAATACAGAAGGAAGAACCCTAGGGATATTTGGAGAACCAAGGGTGAATGTATTAAAAGCTAATTTAGATATAGCAAATATATTAAGAAGCAAAGGCACACTTTAA
- a CDS encoding response regulator: MKKVLVIDDTKNIRMLLTTCLELKGYKVLTADAGKSAIDILKEEKQSIDIIFLDIRMPEMSGTEVLKIIRDMGFNCPVIVMTAFATVKNAVDCTKLGAVAYLQKPFSPDRVTSVLEEIFNSNENLDKSFVESPKDLEEEKILIAKSKKLLEEGEFEEAHNTLKIVLGINPYNKEIYHLISEVNKNLNKFDEAELFNNIYELF; encoded by the coding sequence ATGAAAAAGGTTTTGGTAATAGATGATACAAAAAATATAAGAATGTTATTAACCACATGTCTTGAACTAAAAGGTTATAAAGTTCTTACTGCGGATGCTGGTAAATCAGCTATAGATATATTAAAAGAAGAAAAGCAAAGTATTGATATAATATTTTTAGATATAAGAATGCCGGAAATGAGTGGAACTGAGGTTTTAAAGATAATTCGCGATATGGGTTTTAATTGCCCTGTTATTGTTATGACTGCATTTGCTACAGTGAAAAATGCTGTTGATTGTACTAAACTTGGAGCTGTAGCTTACCTTCAAAAACCATTTTCGCCTGATAGAGTTACTTCTGTTTTAGAAGAAATATTTAATTCAAACGAAAACCTTGATAAAAGTTTTGTTGAAAGTCCAAAAGATTTAGAAGAAGAAAAGATATTAATAGCAAAATCAAAAAAGTTGCTTGAAGAGGGAGAATTTGAGGAGGCTCATAATACTTTAAAAATAGTACTCGGAATAAATCCTTATAATAAAGAAATTTATCATTTAATAAGTGAGGTAAATAAGAACTTAAATAAATTTGATGAAGCAGAATTATTTAATAACATTTACGAACTATTTTAA
- a CDS encoding universal stress protein, with product MEAYEKETRGKLKIYIGGAPGVGKSYQMLHDANDMKKSNIDIIIGIIETYGRVGTEEQIGHLEILPLKEIKYKGINLKELDIDGVIARKPEFVIIDELAHTNVPTSRNKKRFEDVLEILDNGINVMTAVNIQHLESLNDHVSRMTGIKVKETLPDKIIDIADEIEVVDVSPDALRGRIQDGKVYSEDKIEDALHNFFRIGNLTALRELTLREVANEVDEKLVIYKNKKKVAGLIGAQEKILVCVNLNFNAEYLIRRGYRMAKMLKAEFYVLTVSKPYNHGIEESKKLEELKKLCEKLDVELKVERSKHRERPIIEFATCNNITQIIIGPSARTRFHEILRGSIVRTIMRDTKYIDVLVVADPVH from the coding sequence ATGGAGGCTTATGAAAAAGAAACCAGAGGGAAATTAAAAATATATATTGGTGGAGCTCCAGGTGTGGGCAAGAGTTATCAAATGCTCCATGATGCTAATGATATGAAAAAAAGTAATATAGATATTATCATAGGTATAATAGAAACTTATGGAAGAGTGGGAACAGAAGAACAAATAGGACATTTAGAGATTCTTCCTTTAAAAGAAATAAAATATAAAGGAATTAATCTAAAAGAACTTGATATCGATGGAGTTATAGCACGAAAACCAGAGTTTGTTATAATAGATGAGTTAGCACATACTAATGTGCCTACATCTAGAAATAAAAAGCGTTTTGAAGATGTTCTAGAAATATTAGATAATGGCATAAATGTAATGACCGCAGTTAATATTCAGCATTTAGAAAGTCTAAATGATCATGTTAGTAGAATGACTGGAATTAAGGTTAAAGAAACGTTGCCAGATAAAATTATTGACATTGCAGATGAAATTGAAGTTGTAGATGTATCTCCTGATGCACTTCGCGGGCGAATACAGGACGGAAAAGTTTATTCAGAGGATAAAATTGAGGATGCACTTCATAACTTTTTTAGAATAGGGAATTTAACTGCATTAAGAGAACTTACTTTAAGAGAAGTTGCAAATGAAGTGGATGAAAAACTTGTAATATACAAGAATAAAAAGAAGGTAGCTGGATTAATAGGAGCGCAAGAAAAAATATTAGTATGTGTTAATCTTAATTTTAATGCAGAATACTTAATTAGGCGCGGTTATAGAATGGCAAAAATGTTAAAAGCAGAATTTTATGTGCTAACTGTAAGTAAACCTTATAATCATGGAATAGAAGAGTCAAAGAAATTAGAAGAATTAAAGAAATTATGTGAGAAGCTTGATGTGGAACTTAAGGTGGAAAGATCAAAACATCGTGAAAGACCTATTATTGAGTTCGCAACTTGTAATAATATAACCCAGATAATTATAGGCCCATCTGCTAGAACTAGATTTCATGAGATTTTAAGGGGGTCAATTGTTAGAACAATAATGAGAGATACCAAATATATTGATGTGCTTGTGGTTGCAGATCCCGTTCACTAA